Sequence from the Psilocybe cubensis strain MGC-MH-2018 chromosome Unknown contig4, whole genome shotgun sequence genome:
GTCAAACTTACCTGAGATGTACATTGCAGGTCTGCGCTACCCTAAAATCTGGCTCTCCAATATCCCAGGCGGCACTCCTGTTGAATACAAGTCGGGAACGCCGCAGCAAGGTACGTGACTCGTGTTCTGAACAGTTGTGACTGGGAGAATAACGCGTTGTTGATAgggtggtgctgatggaaagGGGATCGACGGGCAAGGGCATTCGTATCGACGCGTATGTCCCATATACGGGCAATGTCGATTCATAGCGGGAGCCGCTGCCTGCATTCGCCTTCAAACACGCTGAGACGCAGCTCCGCCCGCGTGCTGTCCCTCCATCGGCTCTCCTCCCTCCCTATCAACCTCGtccatctccacctcccctccctccccctcacCCTCGCCCAAACCCCCCTCCTCCGGATCCAACCAACTCTCCTCAACCGTCACCTTGACCCTCCTCACATACTCCTTCATATTCTCCCTATACAACTGTGCCGCCTCCGCATTCGCCGGGCTATTCGGGTTCGGATCATGCAGCAAGCTCTGTATACTCGTCAGTATCGCCGCGACGTCGTACGTCGGCGACCACCGGTTCTGCAGGATGTCGAGGCAGAGCTCGCCGTTCGCGTAGACGTTGGGGTGGAACATCCGCGAGAGGAATTTGACGGTGGGGGGTTTGTTTGGGTAGGACTCGTCGAATGTGAGGAGGAGCTTGAATGTGCCGTCTTCGAAGGGGGTGTCGCCTGTTGATAGGTGAGTGGCTGGGGgtgagtggggagaggaAACGCACCTGGGCCGAAGATGACAGCGTTCCAGAGCATAATATTGTCGGGGAGCGGACTGCCCGAGATCCCGCCTGGCGGGTCGGACGAGAGGCGCTTAAAGTCCCGGATCAGCCGTTTCTTGCAGTTCGTCGACATTGCTTGCTGAGTAAGATGGGTCAAGTAAGTCGGTGTGCTGGTGTAGTGGTGTGGTATGCGGTATGCTAATGCCAATGGGTATGTTATGATGCGATATGGATTGTAGAACCTGCGTTAATTGTATCTTCCTGTACCAAACCACCTTTGTACGTGCGTATATGCAAGCGTAAAGTCGTCTCAGGCGGCTggtatgaagaaacaagcaagtcagt
This genomic interval carries:
- a CDS encoding Ubiquitin-conjugating enzyme E2 2 gives rise to the protein MSTNCKKRLIRDFKRLSSDPPGGISGSPLPDNIMLWNAVIFGPGDTPFEDGTFKLLLTFDESYPNKPPTVKFLSRMFHPNVYANGELCLDILQNRWSPTYDVAAILTSIQSLLHDPNPNSPANAEAAQLYRENMKEYVRRVKVTVEESWLDPEEGGLGEGEGEGGEVEMDEVDREGGEPMEGQHAGGAASQRV